The Roseovarius sp. EL26 genome has a window encoding:
- a CDS encoding molybdopterin-binding protein, producing the protein MPNPTAAMLVIGDEILSGRTRDANMHHLAGELTKAAIDLAEVRVVSDDPDAITAAVKALSRSYTHVFTSGGIGPTHDDITADNVARAFDCSIDVRADARALLEAHYARTGLEINEARLRMARIPDGASLIDNPISTAPGFTIENVHVMAGVPAIFEAMLADVLPRLTGGQPVLSQSLQVLRGEGDIAGPLAELATQYSDLSIGSYPFQMDGRFGSNIVVRGHDGALIDAAMAELNRIFPQ; encoded by the coding sequence ATGCCAAACCCAACTGCTGCCATGCTTGTGATCGGGGATGAAATTCTGTCAGGGCGCACGCGTGATGCCAATATGCACCATCTGGCGGGCGAGTTGACCAAGGCAGCGATTGATTTGGCTGAAGTGCGCGTGGTCAGCGATGATCCCGATGCTATTACAGCTGCAGTTAAAGCACTCAGCCGGTCCTACACCCACGTGTTTACCTCGGGTGGGATTGGCCCCACACATGATGATATCACCGCAGACAACGTTGCCCGTGCCTTTGATTGCTCGATTGATGTGCGCGCCGATGCGCGGGCATTGCTAGAGGCGCATTACGCCCGTACTGGGCTGGAGATCAACGAGGCCCGCCTGCGCATGGCCCGCATTCCCGATGGCGCCAGTTTGATTGATAACCCGATCAGCACAGCTCCCGGCTTTACGATCGAAAATGTGCATGTAATGGCCGGAGTTCCCGCGATATTTGAAGCCATGCTTGCCGATGTTTTGCCGCGCTTGACTGGTGGACAACCAGTTCTGTCGCAATCTTTGCAGGTTTTGCGAGGCGAGGGTGACATTGCCGGTCCATTGGCAGAATTGGCGACCCAATACTCAGACTTGTCAATCGGATCTTATCCGTTTCAGATGGATGGCCGGTTTGGCTCAAACATCGTTGTGCGGGGCCACGATGGGGCGTTGATCGATGCGGCGATGGCCGAACTGAACAGGATTTTCCCACAATGA
- the sfsA gene encoding DNA/RNA nuclease SfsA produces the protein MRFQTPLIPATLIRRYKRFLADIQLEDGQEVTAHCANPGSMMGLATPGMRIWVEPNDDPKKKLKYGWRLVDHENGHFTGVDTSLPNRALRAALMAREIPELAEYETILPEQKYGENSRIDFLLQQTGLPDVYVEVKSVTLCRTARLAEFPDSVTARGAKHLGELAKVAGQGQRAVLLYLVQRTDCASVSIATDIDPTYAEAYRAALKARLETIAYDTAISPQEILIRNRLPVE, from the coding sequence ATGCGCTTTCAAACCCCTCTTATCCCCGCCACACTGATCCGTCGTTACAAACGCTTTCTCGCGGATATCCAACTGGAGGACGGGCAAGAGGTCACCGCCCACTGCGCCAACCCCGGATCAATGATGGGACTGGCGACACCCGGCATGCGGATTTGGGTCGAGCCAAATGATGATCCAAAGAAAAAGCTAAAATATGGTTGGCGCTTGGTTGATCATGAAAACGGGCATTTCACCGGAGTCGATACCAGCCTGCCCAACCGCGCCTTACGCGCGGCCTTGATGGCACGTGAAATCCCCGAACTTGCCGAATATGAGACTATTTTGCCGGAACAGAAATACGGTGAAAACAGCCGGATTGATTTTCTGTTACAGCAAACAGGCTTGCCTGATGTTTATGTCGAGGTGAAATCCGTCACGCTTTGCCGCACCGCCAGACTGGCTGAATTCCCCGATAGTGTCACCGCTCGTGGTGCCAAACACTTAGGCGAATTGGCCAAGGTAGCTGGGCAAGGACAGCGCGCTGTGCTCCTATACCTTGTTCAGCGTACTGATTGCGCATCCGTTAGCATCGCCACAGATATCGACCCAACCTATGCAGAGGCCTATCGCGCAGCCCTCAAGGCCAGGTTGGAAACCATCGCCTATGACACTGCGATTTCACCGCAAGAGATTCTGATCCGGAACCGTCTTCCCGTTGAATGA
- the map gene encoding type I methionyl aminopeptidase: MNEEHRGRLTRDGIRIHSDADFAGMHKAGELAARILDEISEHVFVGQTTGEIDRIIEDRVNDAGAKSATIGYKGYRHASCISVNHVVCHGIPGDKKLKDGDILNIDVTVIVDGWFGDTSRMYVAGKLSRKSERLIQVTHDALFKGIEAVKPGNTFGDIGHAIQSFVEGHRMAVVRDFCGHGLGRVFHSPPNVLHYGRAGTGPVLEEGMFFTIEPMVNLGRSETKVLADDWTAVTRDKSLSAQFEHSIGVTANGFEIFTLSPAGRYHPTWG, translated from the coding sequence GTGAACGAAGAACACCGCGGCAGACTGACACGCGACGGCATCCGCATCCATAGTGATGCAGATTTTGCAGGCATGCACAAAGCTGGTGAACTGGCTGCGCGCATCCTTGACGAAATTTCCGAACATGTCTTTGTCGGCCAAACCACAGGCGAGATTGATCGCATCATCGAAGACAGGGTCAATGATGCAGGTGCAAAATCCGCCACAATTGGCTATAAGGGTTATCGCCACGCCAGCTGCATCAGCGTCAACCATGTGGTCTGTCATGGTATCCCAGGTGACAAAAAGCTGAAAGATGGTGACATTCTGAACATTGATGTCACGGTCATCGTCGACGGCTGGTTTGGTGACACTTCACGTATGTATGTTGCAGGCAAGTTGAGCCGCAAGTCCGAGCGCCTAATTCAAGTCACGCATGACGCGCTGTTCAAAGGCATTGAAGCCGTCAAGCCAGGCAATACCTTTGGTGATATCGGCCATGCCATTCAAAGCTTTGTCGAAGGTCACCGCATGGCGGTAGTCCGTGATTTCTGTGGCCATGGTCTGGGACGGGTATTCCATTCGCCTCCAAACGTCTTGCACTATGGGCGCGCGGGCACCGGCCCGGTACTGGAAGAAGGTATGTTCTTCACAATCGAGCCGATGGTCAATTTGGGCCGTTCAGAAACCAAGGTACTGGCTGACGATTGGACTGCCGTGACACGCGACAAATCTCTGTCTGCGCAATTTGAACACTCCATCGGGGTCACTGCGAACGGTTTTGAAATCTTCACCCTGTCTCCCGCTGGCCGGTATCACCCAACCTGGGGCTAG
- a CDS encoding TetR/AcrR family transcriptional regulator has protein sequence MRPNKRDELVRKALDVFYRNGFHATGMDRLVAETGVSKTSMYKHFKTKDDLILAALQLRDELFRTWFCQRMEELSDTPRGQLLAVFDVLEEWFAKPEFRGCMFIKASAEFQEHNNPIHQQSANHKRLLLEHLRNVANRAGAADPETLASQFMLLKEGAIITAVMGFGENPAKNAKSAAQTLLKTACP, from the coding sequence ATGCGCCCCAACAAGCGGGATGAACTTGTTCGTAAAGCTCTTGACGTGTTTTATCGTAACGGTTTTCACGCCACTGGCATGGACAGGCTCGTGGCTGAAACCGGTGTGTCAAAGACATCAATGTACAAACATTTCAAAACCAAGGATGACCTGATCCTGGCAGCGCTGCAATTGCGTGACGAATTGTTCAGGACATGGTTCTGCCAACGCATGGAAGAATTGTCCGACACGCCTCGGGGGCAGCTTCTGGCTGTTTTTGACGTGCTGGAAGAATGGTTTGCCAAACCTGAATTCCGCGGCTGCATGTTCATCAAAGCCAGCGCTGAATTTCAAGAACATAACAACCCGATCCACCAACAGTCAGCCAATCATAAACGCCTATTGCTTGAACATCTGCGTAATGTGGCGAACCGGGCGGGCGCGGCCGATCCCGAAACTTTGGCAAGTCAGTTCATGCTATTGAAAGAGGGCGCGATCATCACTGCCGTGATGGGATTTGGTGAAAACCCCGCGAAGAATGCAAAGTCTGCGGCTCAAACCTTGCTGAAAACCGCATGCCCGTAA
- a CDS encoding TetR/AcrR family transcriptional regulator, which produces MSTLSRPPGSKDLWLNAAYDLLIEGGVDAVKIMPLAKRLNLTRTGFYWYFKDIAELHRAMIQRWEAKNTGNLIEQCELEAASICESLFNLMDCWLVPTLFDARLDLAIRNWSRVDSDLQQRVKEADNRRIEAIARMFKRYGYSEEQADVSSLTVIYTQIGYISMHRLESREERLARVPHYVELFSGIRPTAREVVNFNDRHQKSIE; this is translated from the coding sequence ATGTCCACACTCTCTCGCCCACCCGGTTCCAAAGACCTTTGGCTGAATGCTGCCTATGACTTGTTGATAGAAGGCGGCGTTGACGCGGTGAAAATTATGCCGCTAGCTAAGCGCCTCAACCTGACACGCACTGGGTTTTATTGGTATTTCAAGGATATCGCTGAACTCCACCGTGCAATGATTCAGCGTTGGGAGGCCAAAAATACGGGTAACTTAATTGAACAATGCGAGTTGGAAGCCGCAAGCATCTGCGAATCCCTCTTTAATCTGATGGATTGCTGGCTCGTTCCTACGCTTTTTGATGCGCGGCTTGATCTGGCTATTCGTAATTGGTCGCGCGTCGATTCGGACCTTCAACAACGGGTCAAAGAAGCAGACAATCGCCGAATAGAGGCAATCGCGCGGATGTTTAAGCGCTACGGGTATTCTGAGGAGCAGGCCGATGTGTCTAGCCTAACCGTCATTTACACGCAGATCGGATATATCTCGATGCACAGATTAGAAAGCCGAGAGGAGCGGCTTGCACGCGTTCCACATTACGTCGAGCTTTTCTCAGGCATCCGCCCTACCGCGCGGGAAGTGGTTAACTTTAATGACCGCCATCAAAAGAGCATCGAATAG
- a CDS encoding NADH:flavin oxidoreductase yields MSKDPLMQPYQLKHLTLKNRIMTTSHEPAYPEDGMPKDRYRAYHAERAKAGVALAMTAGSAAVSKDSPPVFNNILAYKDEVVPWIQHLTDGCHEHGCAVMIQLTHLGRRTTWNKGNWLPSVSSSKHREPAHRAFPKLIEDWDIDRIITDFADAAERMKAGGMDGIELQVYGHLLDQFWSPLTNDLVGPYGADTLENRMRFPLDVLGAIRKRVGTDFIVGFRYTADEAQRGGITIEDGLEISQKLAATGQLDFLNVVRGRIHTDPAMTDVIPVQGMANAPHLDFAGQVKKLTGMPTFHAAKIPDVATARYAVEAGLLDMVGMTRAHMADPHVVKKIMEGREEDIRPCVGATYCLDRIYQAGDALCIHNAATGRELTMPHEIEPAISKRSIVIVGAGPAGLEAARVAAERGHAVTVFEAQPDPGGQIRLTAQSPRRREMISIIDWRMAQCAARDVIFHFNTWAEAKDVIDLNPDVVIIATGGMPNTELFEAGVGTPHTVTSWDIISGDVKPAQNVLIYDESGDHPALQAAEIAAASGAKVEVMTPDRTFAPDIMAMNLVPYMRSLQDKDVTFTVTRRLLRVERIGNKLTATIGTDYSDHFHKNDYDQVILNYGTLPLDELYFDLKSLSSNQGAVDHDALITGEPQTITRNETGVFQLFRIGDAVSARNTHAAIYDALRLVKDL; encoded by the coding sequence ATGTCCAAAGACCCATTGATGCAGCCCTACCAACTCAAGCATCTCACGCTGAAAAACAGGATCATGACCACCAGTCATGAGCCCGCATATCCAGAAGACGGAATGCCAAAGGATCGCTATCGGGCTTATCACGCGGAACGGGCAAAGGCAGGCGTGGCCCTTGCGATGACGGCAGGCTCTGCCGCAGTATCCAAGGACAGTCCGCCAGTCTTCAACAATATTCTCGCCTACAAAGACGAGGTGGTTCCGTGGATACAGCATCTGACAGACGGCTGCCACGAGCATGGTTGCGCAGTTATGATCCAGCTCACTCACCTTGGTCGGCGAACGACGTGGAACAAAGGTAATTGGTTGCCATCAGTGTCGTCGTCGAAACACCGAGAGCCCGCTCATCGCGCGTTTCCAAAATTGATCGAAGACTGGGACATCGACAGGATCATCACTGACTTTGCGGACGCGGCTGAGCGCATGAAAGCAGGTGGCATGGATGGCATTGAATTGCAGGTCTATGGCCACTTGCTGGATCAATTTTGGTCACCACTCACCAATGATTTGGTTGGTCCCTATGGGGCAGATACCTTAGAAAACCGGATGCGGTTTCCTCTTGATGTTTTGGGGGCCATTCGCAAACGCGTCGGCACTGATTTCATCGTTGGATTCCGTTACACGGCTGACGAGGCGCAGCGCGGGGGCATCACCATCGAAGATGGATTGGAAATCTCCCAAAAGCTTGCAGCAACCGGTCAGCTTGATTTTTTAAATGTTGTACGTGGCCGCATTCATACCGACCCGGCCATGACCGATGTGATCCCTGTGCAGGGCATGGCCAATGCTCCGCATCTTGATTTCGCTGGGCAGGTCAAGAAACTCACAGGCATGCCCACGTTCCATGCGGCAAAAATCCCTGATGTCGCAACCGCTCGCTATGCTGTCGAGGCAGGTCTTTTGGACATGGTTGGAATGACCAGAGCCCATATGGCCGATCCTCATGTGGTCAAGAAGATAATGGAAGGTCGCGAAGAGGATATTCGCCCCTGTGTTGGTGCCACCTACTGCCTTGATCGGATATATCAGGCGGGTGATGCCCTATGTATTCACAACGCAGCGACGGGCCGCGAACTAACGATGCCGCATGAAATCGAACCAGCCATCAGCAAACGTAGTATCGTGATCGTTGGGGCAGGTCCTGCAGGGCTTGAGGCCGCGCGCGTTGCTGCAGAGCGCGGCCATGCTGTGACTGTTTTTGAAGCCCAGCCTGACCCAGGAGGTCAAATTCGTCTTACGGCTCAAAGCCCCCGCCGGCGTGAAATGATCTCAATTATTGATTGGCGCATGGCACAATGCGCCGCACGTGATGTGATTTTTCATTTCAACACATGGGCCGAGGCCAAGGACGTCATCGACCTCAACCCCGATGTTGTGATCATCGCCACGGGTGGCATGCCTAATACAGAGCTGTTTGAAGCAGGCGTCGGCACACCTCACACCGTGACCTCATGGGATATTATTTCAGGTGATGTAAAGCCCGCACAAAACGTCTTGATCTATGACGAAAGTGGTGACCATCCAGCATTGCAAGCAGCCGAAATCGCTGCGGCAAGCGGCGCCAAAGTCGAAGTGATGACGCCTGATCGCACCTTTGCCCCGGATATTATGGCAATGAACCTGGTTCCTTATATGCGGTCGTTACAAGACAAAGATGTCACCTTCACCGTGACCCGCCGCTTGCTGAGGGTAGAGCGCATCGGCAACAAATTAACCGCAACAATCGGCACTGATTACAGCGACCATTTCCACAAAAATGACTACGATCAAGTCATCCTAAATTATGGGACATTGCCCTTGGATGAACTGTATTTTGACCTCAAAAGCCTAAGCTCAAATCAGGGGGCCGTCGATCATGACGCTTTGATAACAGGTGAGCCTCAAACCATTACACGGAATGAAACAGGCGTATTCCAACTCTTCCGCATAGGTGACGCCGTTTCCGCCCGCAATACGCATGCGGCGATCTATGATGCACTTCGACTTGTGAAGGATCTATAG
- the rpoC gene encoding DNA-directed RNA polymerase subunit beta': protein MNQELTNNPFNPNTPAKAFDEIRVSLASPERILSWSYGEIKKPETINYRTFKPERDGLFCARIFGPIKDYECLCGKYKRMKYRGVVCEKCGVEVTLQKVRRERMGHIELAAPCAHIWFLKSLPSRIGLMLDMTLRDLERVLYFENYVVIEPGLTDLTYGQMLSEEEFMDAEDAYGMDAFTANIGAEAIREMLQNIDLEGEAEQLRAELKEATGELKPKKIIKRLKVVESFIESGNRPEWMVLTVIPVIPPELRPLVPLDGGRFATSDLNDLYRRVINRNNRLKRLIELRAPDIIVRNEKRMLQESVDALFDNGRRGRVITGANKRPLKSLSDMLKGKQGRFRQNLLGKRVDFSGRSVIVTGPELKLHQCGLPKKMALELFKPFIYSRLEAKGLSSTVKQAKKLVEKERPEVWDILDEVIREHPVMLNRAPTLHRLGIQAFEPVLIEGKAIQLHPLVCSAFNADFDGDQMAVHVPLSLEAQLEARVLMMSTNNVLSPANGAPIIVPSQDMILGLYYTSIMREGMKGEGMIFSSIDEVQHALDAGEVHLHAKITARIPQFDGEGNQVFERVETTPGRVRLGALLPKNVKAPFSLVNKLLRKKEVQQVIDTVYRYCGQKESVIFCDQIMTMGFREAFKAGISFGKDDMVIPETKWPIVEETRGQVKGFEQQYMDGLITQGEKYNKVVDAWSKCNDQVTDAMMGTISAERTDENGAVMEPNSVYMMAHSGARGSVTQMKQLGGMRGLMAKPNGDIIETPIISNFKEGLTVLEYFNSTHGARKGLSDTALKTANSGYLTRRLVDVAQDCIVRDIDCGTDRAITAEAAVNDGEVVASLAERVLGRVAAEDIVNPSTGEVLVTEGQLIDELTSDAIDVAAVQTARIRSPLTCEADDGVCAMCYGRDLARGTMVNTGEAVGIIAAQSIGEPGTQLTMRTFHIGGVAQGGQQSYLEASQEGTISFEGAQTLENSRGETLVMGRNMKLRIMGEDGAELANHKVGYGSKLFVKDGDKISRGDKLFEWDPYTLPIIAEKSGTAKFVDLISGVAVRDVTDDATGMTQKIVTDWRAAPKGNELKPEILIADSNGEPVRNDAGNPVTYPMSVDAILSIEEGQEVHAGDVVARIPREGAKTKDITGGLPRVAELFEARRPKDHAIIAEIDGYVRYGRDYKNKRRISIEPADESMEPVEYMVPKGKHIPVVEGDFVQKGDYIMDGNPAPHDILSIMGVEALANYMIDEVQDVYRLQGVKINDKHIEVIVRQMLQKWEIQDSGDTTLLKGENVDKAEFDAANEKALSKAGRPAQGEPILLGITKASLQTRSFISAASFQETTRVLTEASVQGKRDKLVGLKENVIVGRLIPAGTGGATLDMRQVAQQRDNVVIEARREEAEVAAALAAPSADDLSAAGDDFEVFMDQPESRED, encoded by the coding sequence ATGAACCAGGAACTGACAAACAACCCGTTCAACCCGAACACCCCTGCAAAGGCGTTCGATGAGATCCGCGTCTCTCTGGCTAGCCCAGAGCGCATTCTCAGCTGGTCGTATGGTGAGATCAAAAAGCCAGAAACCATCAACTATCGGACGTTCAAGCCCGAGCGTGATGGTCTGTTCTGCGCACGTATCTTTGGCCCGATCAAAGATTACGAATGTCTGTGTGGCAAATATAAGCGGATGAAATATCGCGGCGTTGTCTGCGAAAAATGCGGTGTCGAAGTCACACTGCAAAAAGTCCGTCGTGAGCGCATGGGCCACATCGAATTAGCTGCGCCTTGCGCCCACATCTGGTTTCTGAAGTCGCTGCCTTCGCGCATCGGCCTGATGCTGGACATGACCCTGCGTGATCTGGAGCGGGTTCTCTACTTTGAGAACTACGTGGTGATCGAACCCGGCCTGACAGACCTGACTTATGGTCAGATGCTGTCTGAGGAAGAGTTCATGGATGCGGAAGATGCTTACGGCATGGATGCATTCACCGCCAACATCGGTGCTGAAGCCATCCGCGAGATGCTGCAAAACATTGATCTGGAAGGCGAAGCTGAGCAACTGCGCGCTGAGCTGAAAGAAGCCACTGGCGAGCTGAAACCAAAGAAGATCATCAAACGTCTGAAAGTGGTCGAAAGCTTCATCGAATCCGGTAACCGTCCGGAATGGATGGTTCTGACAGTGATTCCGGTCATTCCTCCAGAGCTGCGCCCACTGGTGCCGCTAGATGGTGGTCGTTTCGCGACCTCAGACCTGAACGATCTGTATCGTCGTGTGATCAACCGGAATAACCGTCTGAAGCGTTTGATTGAACTGCGTGCGCCTGACATCATTGTCCGTAACGAAAAGCGGATGCTGCAGGAATCTGTTGATGCGCTGTTCGACAACGGCCGTCGTGGTCGCGTGATCACCGGTGCCAACAAGCGTCCGCTGAAATCGCTGTCTGACATGCTGAAAGGTAAGCAGGGTCGTTTCCGTCAAAACCTTTTGGGTAAACGGGTCGACTTCTCTGGCCGTTCGGTGATTGTGACGGGTCCGGAACTTAAGCTGCACCAATGTGGCCTGCCGAAAAAGATGGCGCTCGAGCTGTTCAAGCCGTTCATCTATTCACGTCTGGAGGCCAAAGGTCTGTCCAGCACCGTGAAACAGGCGAAGAAGCTGGTTGAAAAAGAACGTCCCGAAGTTTGGGACATCCTTGACGAGGTGATCCGCGAACACCCTGTCATGCTGAACCGTGCGCCTACACTGCACCGTTTGGGCATTCAGGCGTTTGAGCCGGTTCTGATCGAAGGGAAAGCTATTCAGCTGCACCCACTGGTCTGTTCCGCCTTTAACGCTGACTTTGACGGTGACCAAATGGCCGTGCACGTCCCACTGAGCTTAGAGGCTCAATTGGAAGCGCGCGTTCTGATGATGTCCACGAACAACGTTCTGTCGCCTGCAAACGGCGCACCGATCATTGTTCCATCGCAGGATATGATTCTTGGTCTGTACTATACGTCGATCATGCGTGAAGGCATGAAAGGCGAAGGTATGATCTTCTCGTCTATCGATGAAGTTCAGCACGCATTGGACGCAGGCGAAGTTCACCTGCACGCTAAAATCACCGCTCGCATTCCCCAGTTTGATGGGGAAGGCAATCAGGTGTTCGAACGTGTGGAAACCACGCCGGGTCGTGTTCGTCTGGGCGCATTGCTGCCAAAGAACGTCAAGGCTCCATTCAGCCTAGTCAACAAACTGCTGCGCAAGAAAGAAGTGCAACAGGTGATTGACACCGTCTACCGTTACTGCGGTCAGAAAGAGTCAGTTATCTTCTGTGACCAGATCATGACCATGGGTTTCCGTGAGGCTTTCAAAGCTGGGATTTCCTTTGGTAAAGACGACATGGTCATTCCAGAAACCAAATGGCCAATCGTTGAAGAAACTCGCGGTCAGGTCAAAGGTTTCGAGCAACAGTACATGGACGGTCTGATCACTCAGGGTGAGAAGTACAACAAAGTGGTTGATGCCTGGTCGAAGTGTAACGACCAAGTTACTGACGCCATGATGGGTACGATCTCGGCTGAGCGCACAGATGAAAACGGGGCAGTGATGGAGCCGAACTCGGTTTACATGATGGCTCACTCTGGTGCGCGTGGCTCGGTCACTCAGATGAAACAGCTGGGCGGTATGCGTGGTCTGATGGCCAAACCAAACGGCGACATCATCGAGACACCGATTATCTCGAACTTTAAAGAAGGTCTGACCGTTCTTGAGTACTTCAACTCAACCCACGGTGCCCGTAAGGGTCTGTCGGATACCGCTCTGAAAACAGCGAACTCGGGATACCTGACCCGTCGTTTGGTTGACGTGGCACAAGACTGTATCGTTCGTGATATTGATTGTGGCACAGATCGTGCGATCACTGCTGAAGCGGCTGTTAATGATGGCGAAGTTGTTGCTTCTCTGGCCGAGCGTGTGCTGGGCCGTGTGGCTGCCGAGGACATTGTTAACCCATCAACCGGTGAAGTTCTGGTTACTGAAGGTCAGCTGATCGACGAACTGACCTCGGATGCTATAGATGTTGCTGCAGTTCAAACGGCACGTATCCGTAGCCCGCTGACCTGTGAAGCCGATGATGGTGTTTGTGCAATGTGCTATGGTCGTGACCTGGCACGCGGTACAATGGTCAACACTGGCGAAGCTGTCGGTATCATTGCGGCGCAGTCAATCGGTGAACCTGGTACACAGTTGACGATGCGGACCTTCCACATCGGTGGCGTTGCTCAGGGTGGTCAGCAGTCCTACCTCGAAGCCAGCCAAGAGGGCACCATTTCATTCGAAGGGGCACAAACCCTTGAGAATTCTCGTGGTGAAACTTTGGTTATGGGCCGGAACATGAAGTTGCGGATCATGGGTGAAGATGGCGCAGAGCTTGCCAATCACAAGGTTGGTTATGGCTCCAAACTGTTTGTCAAAGATGGCGACAAGATCAGCCGTGGCGACAAGCTGTTTGAATGGGATCCCTACACTCTGCCGATCATCGCCGAGAAGAGCGGTACTGCGAAGTTCGTTGATCTGATTTCAGGTGTTGCTGTTCGTGACGTGACCGACGATGCCACTGGTATGACGCAGAAGATCGTGACCGACTGGCGCGCCGCGCCAAAAGGCAACGAGCTGAAGCCTGAGATCCTGATCGCAGATAGCAATGGTGAACCTGTTCGTAACGATGCAGGTAATCCGGTTACGTATCCGATGTCAGTCGACGCAATTCTGTCGATTGAAGAAGGTCAGGAGGTTCATGCAGGTGATGTTGTGGCACGTATTCCACGTGAAGGTGCCAAGACCAAAGACATTACCGGTGGTCTGCCACGTGTTGCCGAACTCTTTGAAGCGCGCCGTCCAAAGGACCACGCGATCATCGCCGAAATCGATGGTTACGTGCGTTACGGTCGCGACTACAAGAACAAGCGCCGTATCAGCATCGAGCCAGCGGACGAGTCGATGGAACCTGTCGAATACATGGTGCCCAAGGGTAAGCACATCCCGGTTGTCGAAGGTGACTTCGTTCAAAAGGGTGACTACATCATGGATGGTAACCCAGCACCGCACGACATCCTGAGCATCATGGGTGTTGAGGCGCTGGCGAACTATATGATCGACGAAGTTCAGGACGTTTATCGCCTGCAAGGTGTGAAGATCAACGATAAACATATCGAGGTTATCGTTCGTCAGATGTTGCAGAAATGGGAGATCCAGGACAGTGGCGACACAACGCTGCTGAAAGGTGAAAACGTTGACAAGGCCGAGTTTGACGCGGCCAACGAAAAGGCGTTGTCCAAAGCTGGTCGTCCGGCACAAGGTGAGCCGATCCTTCTGGGGATCACTAAGGCAAGCCTGCAGACACGTTCGTTCATCTCAGCAGCGTCGTTCCAGGAAACCACGCGTGTTCTGACCGAAGCTTCGGTTCAGGGTAAACGCGATAAACTGGTCGGCCTGAAAGAGAACGTCATCGTTGGCCGTTTGATCCCAGCCGGGACCGGTGGTGCCACGCTGGACATGCGTCAGGTTGCTCAGCAACGTGACAACGTCGTGATCGAAGCGCGCCGTGAAGAAGCAGAAGTTGCTGCAGCACTTGCAGCCCCTTCAGCAGATGATCTTTCTGCTGCGGGTGACGACTTTGAGGTCTTCATGGACCAACCGGAAAGCCGTGAAGATTAA